In Equus przewalskii isolate Varuska chromosome 14, EquPr2, whole genome shotgun sequence, the sequence tctgtgggggtggaggggcagttTGCAAAGACACAGCCTAAGAGTCTCGTCTTCTAAAAGTTCTGGTCGTCAGCTTTATTTGGCTTAGGACCCCATTCCAACCTCCAACCTGAAGGGCTCACCTGGAGCACAGCTCTCTTGCCGCAGCCAGAACAGGCCGCCCCAGAGGCCCCGTCCCTGGACCGGGAGACAGGCTGTCTCCGAATCTCTTTGGCCGATGAGAAGGAGGGGTCTCTTTCCTAACCGAGATGCTCTTTTCCGTGAAACACACTCTGGCTTCacaggggctggagggcagggagtcTGGATTTGCTCCACAGACGTGGCGTGACCTCAAATGGGGTGGCCTCGCTTTATCCCTTGTACTTGTCACAGAACGACCAAAGGCCAGAGTTTCTGGGGTCCTAAAGAGCACCTGGGGAGATACCAGATTCAGAAATATGCTCCAAACTGTCTCATGTAAGGTTGAATTTGAGTGACGACGTTGTATTGTCAGCTTCTGATATGTCTCCCTTATCAGAGGAGGTGGGGTGACGTGTGGGAGGCGGAGGGTGACTACAATATTCCATTTACAAGAAAATGAAGTCCAAAAGTCTAAGAAATCCTCGtgcataaaaaaataagagttCTGTGCACACCCTTTCCTATGTTTGGGTTGGGGACACCTCATACTTTAAGAAGCCCTGTGTCACTCAGTGTTTCATGTGGACCTCACAACAGCCTGGCACCTAGCTGGTAATGAGTCctgttttcagatgaggaaactgagcctctctcccgaggccacacagcttgCAAAGGGTAAGGAGAGCTGGAAATCAACCCTGGCCACGTCCCGTGTCGTCTACCTGCGGCCACAGAGCATCCCACTGACAGGACCGTGGGAGACAGAAGACAGACATCTGCATTGTCACTGTTATTTGGCCTCTGTTTTTGTAGCATCCCCAGGAGCTTCCCCATCGGATGGGACATCTGTCCCACAGATCTTCACCTGGCTTTCCAGCTGGCTGAGACGCTGCTTCACTCTCATCTGGGTGGAGTTGTACTCGGCCAGGAGCCGTGCAAACCTGGTCTGCAGGATGTCCAGGGAGGACTCCAGGTGCTCCACCTTCTCCTCGATGTCCTTGGGGTCCGCCCCGGCCTTGGCCAGTTCCTCGTCAATCAGGTTGTCCTTCATCAGGATCTGTCGTCCCTTCTCCTCCAGGGCCTTCTTGGCATCAGGGTATTCAGTGAGAGCCTCCATCAGATCATCCTTGGAAAGGCAGAACAGGTCTGAGTAACCAATGCTCCTGATGTTGGCCGTCCTGCGGTTCCCTGATTTGCTCCCCTTGATGTTTAAGATGCTGATCTCCCCAAAGTAACTCCCATCACTGAGGACCACGAACTGTGTGATCCCATCGTCAGCCACCACAGCCAGCTTGCCCTCCTTGATGATGTACATCTCCCTCCCAATGTCCCCCTTCTTGCAGATATAATCCCCAGGGCTGAACACTGTGGGTCGCAGCTTCAGCACCAGTTCCACCAGCAGCCCCGCCTCGCAGTCCTGGAAGATGCGGACTTTCTTCAGAGTGTCCAGGTGCACATTGATGGCGATCTCGGCCTTCAGCTTGTCTGGGAGGCTCTTGAGCACCTCTTTCTCATCCACCGTCTTCCTGTTGGCCCACAGGTAGTCAAACCACCGGATAACCCGTGTCTCCAAGTCCTTGGTCACCTTGCGGAACTGCATGTACTGCTTGATGGAGTCAATCTTGGCCTGGAACTCGGCCCGTGAAGCATTCATGTTTGAGATCATGGAGCCCACATTGCCCACAATGGTAGCAAAAATCAGGACACCTACCAGGAAGTCTACGACCACAAAGAGATACTCCTCATCTTTCACAGGGGGTGGGGTCTCACCGATGGTGGTCAGGGTCAAGGTGGACCAATAGAGACTGTAAATGTACTTCCTGGAGAGCCGTGCGTTCTCAGGTTTTGAAATGTTTGGATAAACCCAGGAATCTGTCCCGAAACCAATAAACTTGGAAATGGCAAAGTAGATGCAGGCATTCCAATGGATGATGATGAGGATATACAAGACCAAGTTCCCAATCCTGAACACATTTGGGTAGTTGGTCCTCGTCTCCGTGCGGTCAAAGAATTCAAAGAGCCGGGCAAACTTCAGTAGGCGGTTGAACCTCAGTTCTGGGTAGTTCATGCCGAGCTTAAAATAAGCCAGGTCCGTGGGGACCAGGGACAACATGTCCAGCTTGAATTGCAAGGTCTTTGTGTAATGCTTCCACAGCCTCTTGGTGTCCTTGACCATCAAGCCCTGCTCGAGGAAGCCTAAAGAAGAAGATGGAAGTCACTTGGGCAACAGGGTCTGCCTTTTTTTGACCGTGGTCCACAGAAAGATATCTTACCTTGTGACTACAGAAGACGTAGTTATACATATATAAcagaaacaattttcaaaaacCACATTTACCATTACTACAGGAAATGCACTTGGTTACTTTCTATTCTACGATGTTCtaatctattttatttgattaaaaatatagatCGATTGGGTAAAATTAATTGTGGGTTGGTTATTCAATGATAGCAAAGAATGattattaagttttaaaagataaatggaagttatatttaaaaaatgtgtcctTTAAAGTTAGAGATACACACTAAGTGGTTACTGTCTGAGATTTGCCTTAAAATACTCCAGCCACGAACAGAGGGTGGGtgatagatgaaacaagattagcAAAATGTTGATAACAGTCGAGCTAGATGAGGGTACGTGGGGATGCATAATACTACTCTCTATGATTCTGTGCAAGTTTGAAAACATtaacaataaaaatcttaaaaacacagGTCATGGCCTGTCAAATTGATTTGCCCAGTCACTAATGGAGCATGACccgtttttttaaaacattgcccAAGAGCACAGTTGTTCTCCTTCCTGGTTGCACATTACTGTCAACCAGGGGGCCTTTAAAACACATGAAGCCTGGGACCCACCCGCTGGGACCCCGCCTGCCTCGAGATGGGCTGGCCAATGGAAGTTGCGAGGCATTTGTACTGGTGAAATCAATCAAGTAGACCATGACTTgcattcttcttctccttctctttttccaaaatattttcaaatatgcacaaaagtagagaaaataatatatgaatcctttttaaattttgataagcaTCAGAATCATCCTGAGGGTTCTGTAAACCACCAAGTGCCAGGTCCATCCCCAAACTCTGGTTCCATGGGTCTGGGGCACTTCTAACAAAATGCAAGTGATGTGCTGGCCCAGGGCCACACTTTGAGGGCTAGACTGAGATAGGACTGCTCCATCTGTGAAAAGCAAACATCAAGTTTGTTGTCACATGTTAGGGACACCCTCCCTCTTGGCTCCCAGGCCCTCTATCATTCTTTGCATACACTGTGTTAATTGAGTGCCTAGATCATTATGTGGTACACCTTGTGCCTTGGAACTCCTCGATACTTCTTTACTACGTCTTCTCTAACTCTGACAACTTTTCCCATTGAAGGATCATCCATGACCACTTGGTTTCTATGCCCACCTGCCCCCTCGCCCCCCATCCCCGCTTCCCTGGCTTCCTGCTGAATCTTAAGTTGCCAAGGACAGTACCCAAGCACAAGAAGGGGTGGAGTCAATGCCGGAGTGAGGGTGACCTGTCCCACTGAAGCTTGGTTGAAACAGGAACAGTTGGCCGAATGAGTCCGGCCACTCACGGGGCTTTTCTGTCTCAGTGGGCTTATGTGACCATGGAGTGGctgaccaccaggactggctcaGTCACCTATGCAAGCCTCAAGCTGTGTGCCTGAGGTCTTTAAGTGATGATGCTGGGCACTAACATGGAAGCAGATGGGGTGCCAGTCTGGTCCTGCTGGGTAGTGACTgtggactttgggcaagtcattcagtgtctctgagcctcaatttctaaATCAGCAAGATGGAGATAATCACACCAGCACCTCTTGTCTCCTGCAGCAGTTCTAACGAGAAAAGAAGACGTGCTTGAAATGCTTCGTACACTGTGCAGTCACACCGAGGTTTCTTGCTGTGATCTGGTGGTGTTTATATCGACAACCATGGCATGGTTTTTAGTTCAAAAATCTCGGAAGTGACAAGCATGGCCTCCACCAGCTTATGTGATGTCTCTGAGCAAATTTGAAAAAGGTGCCTCAAGGGTGCAGAGCTTGGAGCCTAAGGCATGGGTGGGGTTTCAGCCCCTACTTACAACCGGAGGTCACCGAAAGAAAGTCGTCATTTGCCTAGGCCCTGCTTCAAATTTTAGTTCTCCATATATTAAAACTCCTCTGCAGCCACAGAGTAATATGTCCCGGATCCACTGACTGTCCAAGAAGAGGAACTCCAAGGCTGAGCCGGCtctccctcctgcttcctgccaTGTCCAAGAGTCACAGCTGGAGGGGTCCTTTGAGATGACGGGTTGGCCGCCTTCTTATTTCAAAGTTGATacagatgaggcccagagagacagcTCGACTTGTTCAACGTCACACAACTAGTTGGGACAGCAGAGACCCAGGTGTCCTAACCCTTGCTTAGGGTCTCATCCAAGGGGTTATTGTGGCACCACCCATGCTCACTGTTGGGGGTTCCTCAGACCTGCCTGGCCTCTCCTGGTCTGGGGTAGGTAATGTCCACCCTACTGTTCTGGATCTCCCTGAATGTGCCCCTGGTCCCCCTCCTGATGCACTCTGTGTGGTCTGTGGGCCGGCCCAGAGTAGTCCCCAGGCCTGGAGCACACTCACCTGTCCGGGCTCTCACCAGCACATCCAAGCCATACAGGACATCTGCTGAGTAGTCCAGGACCAGCCACAGCATCAGGTGGTCAGACTGAAGCTCATCAAAACAGGCCCTAAACAAGTGCGGGAAGGAGCAGGCATGTCAGGGACAGGGACCAATGTggcccctgctctgtgctgcaCACAGTGGGTTGATCCATCCTGGTGGCAGCCCTGCTGCAGGGTTTGTACCCCGTGTCATCACTCCAGGCTCTGAAGAGCTTTTctgtcccaaggtcacagagagctGGGATCAACCCCAAAGACGGGGCCCTGTGGCCTCTCAGCGGTAAGCTCTGAGACCCCGGGAGTGGCAAACTTTCTAGGCCTCACCGGTGGAGTCAGGTGAAGAGGCTCAGGACTTGCCCTTTCTGGGATCAAATGCCAACGAAAATATAAGAATTTCTGAGAGATTAACCACTGAACAAGCcagtaaatattttctacctCCTAGATCTTTATCCTCGCTATTCCTCATAAAGGCAATACCCTCAAAGACCCCTCTCAGCCCCAAAAGAGTAGCAGTTGCTCCTGTGTCCCCATCCTGCAGCTTGCTCAGCAACCGCAAAGTCCCCTGCTGCCCCTTCAGAGCAGCAACAGGTCCCTGCAGCCACAGAGCTGACACTCCAAAAGCAGCAGCTTGCCTGTGTGTCCCCTCCTGCAGGTGTGCTAGGAAAGGCCCcaacttctcctctttctcactccccaccccaacttACCCTCAGGAGAGCAAGGGATCACCCCTGGCCCAGACGATCCGGAGAGCCCTGCTCACACTGAGACAGCAGTGCAGGTCTCCGCTGCATCCCTGACGTGCAGCAGGATCCGGGGCCTCCAGACCCACCGCTCAGCCTCAAGAGCAGCAGCTTCGTCTTGCGGGCTGGCTCAGGATTGCCCCAGAGCCCACCATCTGCTCTCAGAACAGCGGGCCTCCCCTGCAGCCTTATCTTGCAGTCGGGCTCGGGAAAGCCCCAAAGGCACCGCTTACCCTCACAGAGCAGCACCTCTGGCCGGCATCACGTTGTGGTCCTACAACATGCTCAGCAAAGTCGCAAAGCCCCTGCTCACCCCCGGAAATAGTCCTACCCGTCCTGCAGGCTTGCTTAGGAATGCACCCAAGCCCCCTGCCTCCCCTGCACCGCCACATCTACCCTCAGAAGAGCAGCAGCTCACCCTCATCCTGGTCCCACAGGCCCGCTAGGAAGGCCCCCAACCCCTTGCTTACTCTCAGAGAGTAGCAGCTCACCCCTTATCCCACCCTGAAGCTTGCTTAGAAAAGCCCCGAAGGCTCCTGTGTACCTCCAGAGGAGCAGCACCTTGCCCCTCTGTTCCTGAACCTCTGGCTCAGGAACTTCCCACAGCCCCGGCCACCCTGGGAAGAGCACATATACCCCACGGCCCCCTGCTTACTCTCAGAAACGCGGCGTCTTGTCCCTGCATCCCCGCCCGCACCTTGCTCAGAAATGCCAGCCAGACCCCCGCCTGCCACATTAGAGGAGAAACAAGGCGCCCTCCATGCCTCTCCTGTAGACTTTCTCAGAAATGCCCAGAAACCCCCGCGTGCCCAGACAGCAGCGGCTCGCCCTGCATCCCCGTCCTGCAGCTTGCTCAGGAAAGTTCCAGAGCCGCCACTTATCCCCACAAGAGCAACAGCTTGGCCCTCATCCCAGAAGTACACACTTGCCCAGGAACTTCCCAAAGCCCACATCTAACCTCACAAAGGAGCAGCGGCTCACCCTGCACACCGGAACTGCATCTTGCTTGGGAAAGCCCAAAGCCCAGCTTACGATCAGAGATCAGCGCCCTCCCCTGCTCAGGAATGCCCCAACCCCTACCCACTTCCCCTCGAGGAGCAGCAACTCGCTCCTGAATCTTCCTCCTACAACTGGATTAACAGGGCTCCAAGGTGCCAGGACCCTCTGTTGATCTCAAGCACAGTCCCCATCAGTGCTTCAGAGAACTCTAATGGTCCTCTTTTAGATCCtccttacaaatggagaaaccgaggcacaTATAGCTGGATGGTGATTGTGAGGGGACCAGAAGTCCAGCCTCCTGAGTGGGACTCAGAGCTCAGTCTGGAGGGCTGTCTGCCCTcactccccgcccctccctccctgacccTCCCAGGCTGgaggccccaccccacacccatACCTGCACACGAGCAGACACCAGTTATAGAAGACGGGCAGGGCAATGGCAGTCAGCCAGTGGTAGTACACGTTGCTGGAGGGGTCCACCACAATGGGttccttcttctttctggaaACACGGAGACACACAAACAGTGCAGTGTGTTGGAAGACCACAGCATTGGAGGGTCTTAGAGACCTGGCCTAGCTTAGAGACCCTGGGGCAATTGCAGGCTGAAGCTCAAGAGATGGCAGTCCAAGGACAGTGTCCTGTCAGTCTCAAGAGGTCACACAGGGTGTCCCTTTATGGGAAGACAGGCTGGGAACAGGGCAGactctgctccttccctccttGCTCAGCTCCCCAGGAAGCCACAGTTGACTATAAAATCACGGTGATGTCACGCCCCTGTGTCCTGGGGTGTCCTCCATGCCCTTCAGGATGCTGAGAACAAACATGCAGCATCGTGATGTGGGAACTGTCTGGGGGAGCTTTGTGAAAATGCCATTTCCCAGGGCCCACCTGGACCACCAtccagggctggggcctggaaatgtgcattttaacattGCCTTAGGGGGTTTCTGaggctgcccctctctgggctgaaTTTGGGAGCCCTGGGGCATTCCCTTGGGAACGCTCTCCATCTGGCTCACTGCATCTGTGCAGACATTCTAGAGACTCATTTCCAGGCACTTGGATCCTGCCTGTCCATCAAAACCACCAAGCTGGGACTCATCTAGGTTACATGGGCCAACAGTGAATGGAAGGAGCAGCTCAGGGTGCCTTCCGGTTTTATTTTCAGGATTTTCTGAGGATTACAGTTTACAGGCAGTCCGGGagagtcttctttttctctgtgtccaCGTTCTCCTCCTACACTCCACAGCCCCCACATGCTGGCCCAGGCCTGCCGGGCTGCTCCTATGCCCCAGAGGAGACCCTGGGGCGCCTTCCTGCCTTCGCCTCCACTCAGTGAGTGACAGATCAACTGCTCACTGACAGGGCTTTGGAATGTTCCCGACGCTCATCACCACGGGGTTTGGATTAAAGTTCGTGAATAGAGTTTTCTAGTGCCCAGGAAGCCTCAACTTACCCCAACTGTGTGGACGGCCGCTTGTGTGGACAAACAGAATGCCTGGGGAGAGGACACGGGGCAGGTCCACAGGGACAGCCCCGAATTGCTCCTTGGTCTACCTGTCAGCCCCCTTTGGGctcccagagctggggcaggactCTTCCTGTAGAATGGGCCCCTCACGTGATTTCAGGATGCCTGACTCCTGCCGGGGCAGGCTCCTCTTCCACAGCCCAAGCAGGCCCCTCTGACTGAGCCGCATGGCCTTCAgactccccagccctgggccccggGAGCGGCAGGCCTGCGGTGACCTCTGAACCCCTGCCTTTGGAGGCAGCTTTTCTCAGTACTTACTCCTCTTGCTTGGggcagttttcctttttctcttcctttttctctttctcctcctttttcgcCTTGTCACTGGATGATACAGGGTGACATTTAGCAATTTTCATATGCCAAGGACACTACCAAGTGGAGAGGGCAGGCTATGGTAACATGGAGGAGAGGGGGTGGTGTAGGAAAGGACGTTTCCAGCACGCTGGGAAGAAATGAGGTTATTTATTTCaacattataattataataatatctttattattatatataataatatatataatattatatatattatatataaaaaaattattatatataataatatctttattataattataattactaTTCCTGGAGTGAGGTAAGCCACCCCCGGAAGCACACGCTGTATACACTGAGGTATACATGTACAGGGGTCAAGTCTAACGTTCTACAGTTCCTGACCTATGTTCATGAGCCCCTAGGAACTCACAGACAGCTTGAGACGGGAGACATtttgaggtaaagggaaataaacCCCAAACCACACATTTAGGGCGGAGAAGTCACTTGGAGCTTTGGAAGTCACATGTAAAGCCGTCAGATCTGAGGGAAAGGTGTGGCCTGTTGTTTGTTGTGGATCAAACGAAAACCTGGCCCTTGCCGGACTGTGAGGCGGTAGGTGGAACAGCGCCCCTCCCGCCCACATCTGCAGGAAGGTCCCCAGGTGCAGTGTCTCCTCAGCACGTGGCTTGGCCCTGCTTCGTCTTCTTTATTGCATGTCTTTCGTGGGCTAGGCATGGTTCTAAAGGTTATCGTTAACAGTTATAGTAGTTCTGCAAGCAGGCATCATTGCCCAGGGAACAGTTGAGGAGACCAAGGTGAAAGGTAAAAGACCCAGTCTGCCCGATGGGGCATCCACTGGAATCATCTCGGGCCCCTCGGATTCCTCTATTCTACATCCCTGAGGAAGGCGCGGGCTGAGAAATAAGTGTCTGCAAATTAAACCCTTGTTGAACAAGACCAATATGATTTACCCAGAACTTCCTCAGGAAATAATCCAAGACGTGTGTGAACACGCATCGAGAAGAATCACTACCATTCTGTCTAATAGTCAAAAAGTGTAAGCAGCCTAATCACCCAACAGTATGATCTTCATCATCAATGACGGAATTTGATGAGACCACTTGAAATGGTATTGAGGGAGAATATTCAGTGACAtgggaaaattttcctaatatttCATGAAGTTAAAGAGCAGACTGCagggggccggctctgtgactgagtggttaagttcacgtgctctgcttcggcggcccagggtttcgctggtttggatctggggcgcagacatggcaccactcatcaagtcatgccgaggtggtgtcccacatagcagaactagaaggacctacaactaaaatacacaactatgtactggggcgctttggggagtaGAAGACGacgaaaaaaaagattggcaacagctcagggctaatctttaaaaaaaaaaaagcagactaCAAAAGAGTTCATAATAAtagctgtattagttttctattgctgccagaACAAATTACCACGAATTTAGTGGCCTAAAGCGACCCAAATTTATCATCTTGCAgatctgtaggtcagaagtctggtcTGGGTCTTGCCAGA encodes:
- the CNGA3 gene encoding cyclic nucleotide-gated channel alpha-3 isoform X3 — its product is MAKINTQYSHPSPAHSAVSTTDRDLDHVENGLSRTHSPCQETSSELQQGIAMETRGLAEPRTRSSTGHGPARLSHLIISLRAWASRHLHRQDGRPDSFLERFGGAELKEVSSRESNAQSNVSSQEPRNRGRSGWPLARNNVNSSNNSEKNDKAKKEEKEKKEEKKENCPKQEEKKKEPIVVDPSSNVYYHWLTAIALPVFYNWCLLVCRACFDELQSDHLMLWLVLDYSADVLYGLDVLVRARTGFLEQGLMVKDTKRLWKHYTKTLQFKLDMLSLVPTDLAYFKLGMNYPELRFNRLLKFARLFEFFDRTETRTNYPNVFRIGNLVLYILIIIHWNACIYFAISKFIGFGTDSWVYPNISKPENARLSRKYIYSLYWSTLTLTTIGETPPPVKDEEYLFVVVDFLVGVLIFATIVGNVGSMISNMNASRAEFQAKIDSIKQYMQFRKVTKDLETRVIRWFDYLWANRKTVDEKEVLKSLPDKLKAEIAINVHLDTLKKVRIFQDCEAGLLVELVLKLRPTVFSPGDYICKKGDIGREMYIIKEGKLAVVADDGITQFVVLSDGSYFGEISILNIKGSKSGNRRTANIRSIGYSDLFCLSKDDLMEALTEYPDAKKALEEKGRQILMKDNLIDEELAKAGADPKDIEEKVEHLESSLDILQTRFARLLAEYNSTQMRVKQRLSQLESQVKICGTDVPSDGEAPGDATKTEAK
- the CNGA3 gene encoding cyclic nucleotide-gated channel alpha-3 isoform X2, which gives rise to MKIAKCHPVSSSDKAKKEEKEKKEEKKENCPKQEEKKKEPIVVDPSSNVYYHWLTAIALPVFYNWCLLVCRACFDELQSDHLMLWLVLDYSADVLYGLDVLVRARTGFLEQGLMVKDTKRLWKHYTKTLQFKLDMLSLVPTDLAYFKLGMNYPELRFNRLLKFARLFEFFDRTETRTNYPNVFRIGNLVLYILIIIHWNACIYFAISKFIGFGTDSWVYPNISKPENARLSRKYIYSLYWSTLTLTTIGETPPPVKDEEYLFVVVDFLVGVLIFATIVGNVGSMISNMNASRAEFQAKIDSIKQYMQFRKVTKDLETRVIRWFDYLWANRKTVDEKEVLKSLPDKLKAEIAINVHLDTLKKVRIFQDCEAGLLVELVLKLRPTVFSPGDYICKKGDIGREMYIIKEGKLAVVADDGITQFVVLSDGSYFGEISILNIKGSKSGNRRTANIRSIGYSDLFCLSKDDLMEALTEYPDAKKALEEKGRQILMKDNLIDEELAKAGADPKDIEEKVEHLESSLDILQTRFARLLAEYNSTQMRVKQRLSQLESQVKICGTDVPSDGEAPGDATKTEAK
- the CNGA3 gene encoding cyclic nucleotide-gated channel alpha-3 isoform X1, coding for MAKINTQYSHPSPAHSAVSTTDRDLDHVENGLSRTHSPCQETSSELQQGIAMETRGLAEPRTRSSTGHGPARLSHLIISLRAWASRHLHRQDGRPDSFLERFGGAELKEVSSRESNAQSNVSSQEPRNRGRRKKKEPIVVDPSSNVYYHWLTAIALPVFYNWCLLVCRACFDELQSDHLMLWLVLDYSADVLYGLDVLVRARTGFLEQGLMVKDTKRLWKHYTKTLQFKLDMLSLVPTDLAYFKLGMNYPELRFNRLLKFARLFEFFDRTETRTNYPNVFRIGNLVLYILIIIHWNACIYFAISKFIGFGTDSWVYPNISKPENARLSRKYIYSLYWSTLTLTTIGETPPPVKDEEYLFVVVDFLVGVLIFATIVGNVGSMISNMNASRAEFQAKIDSIKQYMQFRKVTKDLETRVIRWFDYLWANRKTVDEKEVLKSLPDKLKAEIAINVHLDTLKKVRIFQDCEAGLLVELVLKLRPTVFSPGDYICKKGDIGREMYIIKEGKLAVVADDGITQFVVLSDGSYFGEISILNIKGSKSGNRRTANIRSIGYSDLFCLSKDDLMEALTEYPDAKKALEEKGRQILMKDNLIDEELAKAGADPKDIEEKVEHLESSLDILQTRFARLLAEYNSTQMRVKQRLSQLESQVKICGTDVPSDGEAPGDATKTEAK